The stretch of DNA TAGTTTTTTGACTAAAGATCCTTTATGTTGTGCAATTAAAGATCAAAATAGAGACTTAGTAAGCTCGTTACTTGAAATTATTTTAAAATCCGGACGTACTACATGTCTTAGCCTAAGTAATTCATATAGAAAACTTCCCTTAATTGTTGCGCTGGAACATGGTTCAGATGACATACTCAAAGCTCTTATTAAGGCGGGAGCGCAATTGCATTTAAAAGAACATAATTTACACGATGTTCTTAAACAAACAAATATACAAAGGCTTGTTGAATGCGGTTATGATATAAATAGTGTGATTGATTATAATAATAATAAATTAACTTTTCTGCTTTATGCGGTTAAACAAAACAATCAAGAATTAGTTAAATGGTTACTAAAAAAAGATGTTCGCGTTGACATATTTTCTATGATTTATTCATTAAAAAATGATGTTTTAAAAGAAATACTTTTAACACAAAAAAATATTAGTATATATAATTTTGACGATTTTGGCTCTGAACAAAAGAATCTTTTGATACAAGAATTAAAAAATACTAATGAAAACCTACTCATATCGTTGCTAGAAAAAGGATATTTTTTAAATGAAAATTTATCTATTGTAGTGAATATAGCATTAGAATGTAATATGGTTAAATTAGTAGAAGAGATAGTATCTCAACAAAAAAACTACTTTAGTATAGATCATTTATGTAAAGCAATAAGTAATGAATGTGTAGAAATAACTAAAATATTACTAAATACTGGTATAAATATAAATGCAAGAGATACTAATTTTAATGAAAAGCCTATTTATTACTGTAACCGTCATAATCCAAAAATGATGACAATATTATTTAGTGCTGGAGCAACTATTTATGACATAAATAGTGTTTATTATAATACGATAATTGAATCTGCAGATCAAGATTGTATTAAATCAATAATTAATTCATTACATATTTGCCATGTCGATAATGAAACTAGAAAAATAAAGAATGATAGTTTATTTTATCAAGCTATACAATATAACAACGAATTATTAGCAGAAGAATTAGTATCGAATCATCATGTTACTGTTAATGCTGAACAGTTTTTCAACATATGTAGAAAATCTATAGGGATAGCGAAAATTTTATTTAATAATAATAATACAAATGTTATGGATATTTATCCATGTCATCTAAAAAAAATAATTAGTAACGTTGAAGAGGACTGTTTAATAAAATCTCTTGAAAAGAATAAAAAAAATAATGAAATAAGAAAAGAATATGCTGGTATACTAAATAATTTATTTATGATAACTATACAACTGGTAACTGTGGGACAAAAAAAAGAAAAATTAATAGATACATTATTATTGCATGGTGCAGATATTAATAAAGCATTAAAATGTTTTATTAATGGTTTTAAAGAAAATATTAATGGAATCAATCACCTTCTTTATAAGGGAGCAAATATTTGTTCGTTAGAGAAGTATTATTATAGCTGGGTGCTAAAAAATGCTTATGAAGATGCTATAGTACAATCGCTTAAAAATAATTTTAATAGCAATAAAAATAATAAAAAAGCACTTAACACATTATTGTTACATGCAATTTATAATAAAAAGTCAAGAGTAGCACGAGCATTGGTTGCTTGTGGTGCAAATATTAACGCTAGTCTTGATATATTTGATAGCTTATGTACCTTAAAAAATCGACACAAATCAATTTTTGAGTATGCACAAGAAAAAGGTGTTGATATAAGACCATCAAAAATGATTACCACAAAATCTTTAGAAAATATAAAATCAATAGATATAAAGTCAGTCTCCATCAAAAAAATTGATTGTCTTGATCCTGTTTTTGATATTTCTCTACGTGATCTAAAACGAGAGACATGGATGGTAGATATTTTGAAAAAAAATATATCACTGTATAGAATGAATAACAATAAATTGTATATTATGCCTATGCCTCACTATAATAATTCAGTAGATGAAGAAGTGATTGTAGGTTATATATCAAAAACACCTACTTTATTAGATATAGAATGGACTTCAGACAAAAAAGATGTATCAACTAATAGCGAACATAAATGGCATTATCAATCATTTATTGATAAGAATCTTGACCATGATATTCAGTATATTTATTCAAAAAATATTACTAAACAAAGAATGCTGCTATTAAATCGAGAATAGTGAAACGGTGTTTTTGAAATTTTTATTTTCGAAAATCGCTGAATTGAGTTGATAATTGTTGAAACCATGCTAAAGCAAATGTTAGGCCAAAACTTAATTGAAAATCGAGAAAAAATATATACAAAGGACAGTACAACAAAAAACAGAGACAAACAAATAATACATAATGCACTAGGTGAAAAGGGACTTTAATAAAAAAACATACTTTGTTGAGAATAAAAAGAGCAAATGAACGAGTAAATGGTGCTGATGTCCATGTTAATATGAAGTAGATACAACTAAGGATTATCAGGATTATTTGCTTTATCATTAATGGTAAAGGAATAATACAAAAAATAGCTTGCCAGATAAAAATAAACAGAGCCAAATGCAATCCTGAACGAGCAAGAAAATGTGAAATACCCCATGTTTTGAATTGATCATTAGTTTTTTCTAATGAATCTTTAATATAGAGACGATTTCCTAAAAATAATGAAGAAAAAAAATTAAAAGTATCTGGAGATAATTTATTAGATAATCCTTCGAACAATCGTTTTTTTTGATTCCATATCCAATAACGTAAGGACCATGTTGGATGATGATCTATTGCATATGATATATTATTAAAAACGGTTGCAACAATTTGTTCTTTAATCTGATATTGTATAAAAGATTTATTTACCGGTCTTTTACAAACGATATTATTAATAGTAATCGTATCGCCAACCACAATATCATCGTAATTTTTGCAATAAAACAATATTGTTTTATTGCTTTTTTTGTAACAATTATTTGCCATGATCGTATCAATTGCGACCACAACAACGGTTGATTTTTGATAACGAGCCACAGTTGTTTCATATTTATCAATTACCATTCCTTGTATGGTGAATTTTTTATTATCAATAAATGTATAAAAACTATTATAATCATTGATATTTTTATGATGAAGCCAAGCCCCAAGACACGTGAAAAAAGAGCATAAAATGAGTTGTTTTGAGAAAGGCAATTTTATAATATATGCGCATAAAGAATAACATAGGAGTAGTGCAAATATACCACAAAATATCGTAAATATTGAATACCAAATAATACCAATAATAAAAAATAATGTAATGGCTAAAAGCGGCGGAACAGGAATAAAATGAAAGTTTTTTTTAAATATATGTATCATATTTTAACATTAACCAATTGAAATAGATAATAATAAAATTATAACATACACAACGATTGATGGCAATAAAAAAAACCTTAAATGTTACAATCAAGATTTTTTGCAAACTATTTTATATAATCTTTTAATAGGTCTAATTTTTTATTAGTATGCACAGAAAAAAATTACTTATTATGATAAATAATTTGCATTATCGGGGACAATTTCCATAAACTGATCAAAAAAGGAAATAGTATGGAAAATAAAAATTTTTCTTTTTATACCAATATTTCAGTTAACGATATACTTACCTATTTACAAACATCTAATGCAGGATTAACGGAATCGGAAGTTAATGAGCGACTTGATAAGTATGGTCTCAATGAGATTAAAGAAGTTGATGTCACCTGGTTAAAGTTATTACAACAACAACTTCTTAATCCTTTTATGAGCATTTTTTTTGTGATTGGCCTCGCTTATTTACTAACAAAACAAATTACAGAATGTATTATTATTTTTATCATTATAATAATTAATGTTGGTATCGGTTTCTATCAAGAATACCGTAGCAATCGATCCATGCAATTACTGAAAAAGTGTCTTATGTCACACATAACAGTAAAGCGCCAGAATACAGAAAAAAATATCCCTATAAATCAACTTGTCCCGGGAGATATTATAATTATGTATGCAGGAGACATTGTTCCTGCAGATTGTCGATTTATTACGGTCGATAATCTTGCAATTGATGAATCAAGTATGACCGGAGAATCTGTTGCTGTTACTAAAAAAAGTGAAGCTTTGCCAGAAATAGTAATTGATATGTATCGTGCAGAAAATATAGGATTTACGGGAACAATAGTTACTCAAGGGAAAGGCATTGCTGTAGTTATTGCTACTGGATCTTCTACAGCTCTTGGTACGGTTGCAACATTAACAAATAAAACTACTACAAAAAGTAGTATTGAAAAAGGTTCTGTTTCTATTGCGCGTCTCACTATATATTTAATTTTTTTTAGTTTACTCATTATTGCGCTTATTCATATTATTATCGATAAAGGACAGCTTAATTATATTGATTTTTTTCTTTTTGCAGCGGCACTAACTATTACTGCAATTCCTGAGGGATTACCTATGGTTATCACTTTTTGCTTATCCCAGGGTGCGTCGTCGTTAAAAAAAAATAATGTTATTGTAAAACGACTTTCTGCAATTGGTGATTTGGGCTCTATTGAAGTTTTTTGCACCGATAAAACTGGCACATTAACAGAGAATGAACTAAGCGTTGAAAATATGTATGGCAATAATTCTGATGAAATAATAGTGTATGCAATACTTTCTTCTCCTGTTCAAACCGCAACAAAGGAGAGCTTAACAAAAGGTTTTGATTTAGCATTACAAAAAAAATTAACTGAAGATCATAGGTCACAATTAAGAATGTATACAGTCCTTAAAGAATCTCCATTTACACCACAAAAAAGGCAATGCATGGCATTAGTAAATCGAGAAGATGTACACATTTTGATTGTTAAAGGTTCTCCAGAAATAATAATTCCGAAAATTGCATTTCTTAATGAACAAGAAAAGATAAGAATTAATTCGTGGATTGAAACAGAGGAATCAAAAGGAAATCGTATTCTTGCCATTGCGACTAAAAATATAGAACTATACAGTGCAGAATCATATGACATAGAAGCTGATGATCATGATTATACAACTATAGGTTTAATTGCATTTCAAGATCCTCTTAAAGGAACTGCATTAACAACAATAAAAAAAGCGGAATCACTGGGTATTAAAATAAAGATATTAAGTGGTGATAGTAAAAATGTATGTTTTACCATTGCGCAACAACTTGGGCTTGAAGAAAACAAAGATAACATTATTCTTGGCGCAGACTTTGAAAAAGCAACTGAAGAAGAGAAGATTTTTTTTGTAAATAATCGTTCTATATTTGCACGCGTAAATCCTGAGCAAAAATATGAAATCATTAGCTATTTACAAAAAAAATATTCCGTTGGTTATATGGGGGATGGTATTAATGATGCACCCGCCCTTAAAATTGCACATGTTAGTTTTGCGGTGAATGATGCTTCCCCTGTAGCGCGAGAAGCTGCAGAAATAATATTACTACGCAAAAGTTTAAATAGTGTAATTTTAGGTATTGAAGAAGGAAGAAAAACAATTGTTAATACATTAAAATATACTAAAATGACAAACGCACCAAGTTTTGGTCATTTTTATGCACTAGCTGTCGCTTCATTAATGCTTAATTATCCACCCATGCTACCTATACAACTTCTTTTTCTAAATTTATTAACCGATTTGCCAATGATGGCCATTTCTACTGATAATGTTAGTAATGAGGAAGTACAAAAACCTCTTATCTATGATATGACAGATGCAGCCATTTTGATTATGTTATTTGGTTTAATTATGTTTATTGCTGATATGACAATTTTTTTAGTATTTAGAACACATTTTCCTGAAACATTACAAACCAGTTGGTTTATAACAAGCACCATATCTGAAGTTGTATTTATATTTTTATTCCGTACCCCCTTATTATTTTTCACTGCACATCGCCCTTCACCTCTACTGATAGGACTTTCATGTAGTGTTGTTATAATAGCAATTGTGTTACCATTCACAAAAATAGGACATGCGTTATTTTTTTTTACGTCACCATCCTGGGCGCATGCTCCGTGGCTTATCGGTGTAATCCTTTTTAATCTGATTATAGCTGAAGCAGTCAAACTAACTTATTATTATTGTAAAAAAAATTATGGAAAATAAAAAATTTGTTTTTTATGCCAATCAAAGTGTTGAAAATATTTTTAAGGATTTATCAACATCGACAGAAGGATTATCTGATGCAGAAGTAAAGCGTCGTTTTGATATATATGGTCCTAATCAAATTCAAGAGACTACCATAACGTGGATTGAAGTTTTAAAAAATCAAATTAAAAATCCTTTTTTTTTAATTTTTATTGTTATTGCCGCTATTTATTTTTTTACCTATCAATACACTGAATGTATTATTTTGATTTTTATTATGTTGATCAATATAACTATTGGTTTTTATCAAGAATATCGTAGTAATCAAGCAATGATATTACTAAAATCATATCTTCAAGAAACAATAATCGTGTCTCGGAATAATAAGAATGAGCGAGTTACTATTAATACTTTAGTTCCTGGAGATATTATACAATTAAAAGCAGGAGATATCATTCCTGCAGATTGTCGTTTTATAGCAACCGAAAATTGTATTGTTGATGAATCAATGTTGACGGGCGAATCAATGCCCGTTAAAAAAGAACATATTTTATCTGATACAAAAATTACCGAATTATATAATGCATATACTATTGGATATGCGGGAACTATTATAACAGATGGTAATGCAACAGCTGTTGTTTTTGCAACAGGTTCATTGACGATGTTTGGTAACATTGCTTTATTAACAACACGTACCATTACGCAAAGTGCTTTGGTAAAAGGGACCATGCAGCTTGCACAAATTATTTTAGGTCTTGTTGTATTCAGTTTAATAATTATCGTTATAATTAATTTATTATTTAACCATCAAGCATTTTCATCGCTTCATTTTTTGCTTTTTGCAGGAGCTTTGGCTATTACTGCTGTTCCTTCTGCGCTTCCTATTGTTATTACATTTTGTTTAACTCAAGGTGCAATGGTATTGCATAAACATAAAATGATTATTAAGCGTTTGTCAGTTATTGAAGATCTTGGGAGTATTGAAGTTTTTTGCACAGATAAAACAGGAACATTAACGGAAAATGTGTTGAGCGTAAAAAATATTTATTCTACTAATGAACCTCATACATTGTTATATGCAGCATGTACAGAAACTATTCTCTTGCATTCATTAAAAGATATTCATAATGGTTTTGATCAAGCAATTATTAAAGCACTAACAACAGATCAAGTAAAAATGTTAGATGATTATACTCTTATTAAGGAACTCCCTTTTACCTATGAACGGCATCGTGCTATTACATTAGTCCAAAAAAATGGTACCTATATTTTGATAACTAAAGGATCATTTGAATATGTTATTCCTCAATGTACTTACTTACATCAACAAGAACGCGCAATAATGTATGAATGGGTAAAAGAAAATGAACTATGTGGTAATAGAGTACTTGCAGTAGCGGTAAAAATAATAAAGGACGTAAACTTACCGGATGATATAATAAGGAAGTATGATACAGCCTATGATACGTTGGGGTTAATTTCCTTTGCTGATCCACTTAAATCAACAGCGGCAAGTGCAATAAAAAAAGCTCAGTCGCTGGGAGTGCAAATTAAGGTGCTCAGTGGCGATAGTGTTTATGTGTGCTTTACTATTGCGGAGCAATTAGGTTTAGAAAACAATATCGATAATGTTGTACTTGGATCTGACTTTGAAAAATTATCAGAAGAACAAAAAATGTTTTTTGTTTATAATCGTACTATTTTTGCGCGAGTAACTCCAGAGCAAAAATATCAGATTATTGCTTATCTTCAACGTAAATATGCTGTTGGTTATATTGGTGATGGTATTAATGATGCTCCTGCATTAAAAATTGCTCATGTTGGCATTGCTGTTCGTGATGCAGCTGATGTGGCACGCGAAGCGGCGGAAATTATTATGTTACAAAAAAGTTTACTTAATATTTTACTGGGCATTGAAGAGGGTAGAAAAATAATTATTAATACATTGAAGTATATAAAAATAACTATTTCATCAAATGTTGGTCATTTTTATTCACTTGCCTTTTCATCATTACTTATCAATTATTTACCGATGTTACCGTTACAACTTTTGTTTTTGGATTTAGTTACTGATTTTCCGTTAATCGCAATATCAACCGATGCAGTTACTAAAAATGAATTGCAAAAACCATTATCATATTCTATGAAAGATATTAGTTTTGTAACATTTTTATTTGGTCTAGTTAGTTCGCCATTTGATTTTATGATTTTTTCTTTTTTTAAACTTCATCCAGCAGTATTACAGACAAACTGGTTTATCAGTAGTGCTTTAACGCAATTAGTTCTTATTTTTTCTTTACGCACGCAACAGCCATTTTGGCGGGCACATCACCCATCACTTGCCCTATTAGGATTTTGCTGTATTGCGGCTATTGTTGTTATTATGTTGCCTTTTACAAGTCTAGGACAAACATTTTTTTCTTTTGTACGTCCTTCAATGCATGACATGAAAATAATAAGTGGTATTGTTTTGGCTTATTTTCTCACAACTGAAACGGTAAAAGTACTGTACTATCACACATATACTAAAAAACTATAATGTTTTTATTATAACAGAAAACATTATAATTATAATAAAAATTGATCTATGATTTATACAATCTTATCCAATTTTTTGAATGAGAGAAGTTAAAAAAATAACCATATCATTTACGATGAAGAACATAGAAATACACTAATATTGCGATAATAATTGTACTGCCACATGACAATATCAAATCATTGAAAGTATAATACTCATTAGATTGTAGTCTTTTGACTAAAATTATTTTTTTTGACGGAGTTTTCTCAAATTGACTTTGATACAATGTAAAAAATTGACTTTGATACAATGTAAAGTTTACCAAAAATATTTCGCGCGCAAATTCTTTTATTTGTTTTTTAGTATTATTACGATTTTTATTTAATATTTCTGTAAGTACATCTGCTGCTAAATCCTCAAGTAGAGAATATATATGATTATTAATTTTTATGAATGTTTTTGAATTAGAATTACTATTAAAACCATTATTAAGAATTAATAGGATTGATGATCTAAATTTTTTTAGTGAATCTATTGAATTAATTGATGAAATTATTTTTTGATCGGTTAATATTTGATCTATGGATGTACATATATTATCTTTTAGAATTTTTCCATTGCGTGACTTAGCTTTAAAGAAAAATAATTGGTTGTTTTTTAAGAGATTATACAATGGAATAATGTTATTTATATTTTGTTCATATTGATACGTTAGATCATTCACTACAGCAGTATATTCTTGTATATCATTAATGAAATAATCGTAGGTGGGGTAAAATATAACATTATCTTTGTTATATGTATTGTTACCTGATTGATATTTTTTACTCTTTGTTTGTTTAACTATGATATAGGTATTATTTTTGGTAACGTTTACAAGATGAATTGGTGCAGCATGAGGTAGTATTGTTTGAGGGATCAGCTTATCGTGATTCATATTCCAAATAATGACATCTCCATTTGAGTCACCGGTTATAAAATAGGTATCTTTATTTGTTGGATATAAACATAGAGTATTAATACTACATGGATGAGTAATAGTTACGTGTTTGGAGCACTTTAATTTTTCTGTATTGATAACGGTAATAGTGTTTTCTTCAGAAACACATAT from Candidatus Babeliales bacterium encodes:
- a CDS encoding ComEC/Rec2 family competence protein, encoding MIHIFKKNFHFIPVPPLLAITLFFIIGIIWYSIFTIFCGIFALLLCYSLCAYIIKLPFSKQLILCSFFTCLGAWLHHKNINDYNSFYTFIDNKKFTIQGMVIDKYETTVARYQKSTVVVVAIDTIMANNCYKKSNKTILFYCKNYDDIVVGDTITINNIVCKRPVNKSFIQYQIKEQIVATVFNNISYAIDHHPTWSLRYWIWNQKKRLFEGLSNKLSPDTFNFFSSLFLGNRLYIKDSLEKTNDQFKTWGISHFLARSGLHLALFIFIWQAIFCIIPLPLMIKQIILIILSCIYFILTWTSAPFTRSFALFILNKVCFFIKVPFHLVHYVLFVCLCFLLYCPLYIFFLDFQLSFGLTFALAWFQQLSTQFSDFRK
- a CDS encoding HAD-IC family P-type ATPase, which produces MENKNFSFYTNISVNDILTYLQTSNAGLTESEVNERLDKYGLNEIKEVDVTWLKLLQQQLLNPFMSIFFVIGLAYLLTKQITECIIIFIIIIINVGIGFYQEYRSNRSMQLLKKCLMSHITVKRQNTEKNIPINQLVPGDIIIMYAGDIVPADCRFITVDNLAIDESSMTGESVAVTKKSEALPEIVIDMYRAENIGFTGTIVTQGKGIAVVIATGSSTALGTVATLTNKTTTKSSIEKGSVSIARLTIYLIFFSLLIIALIHIIIDKGQLNYIDFFLFAAALTITAIPEGLPMVITFCLSQGASSLKKNNVIVKRLSAIGDLGSIEVFCTDKTGTLTENELSVENMYGNNSDEIIVYAILSSPVQTATKESLTKGFDLALQKKLTEDHRSQLRMYTVLKESPFTPQKRQCMALVNREDVHILIVKGSPEIIIPKIAFLNEQEKIRINSWIETEESKGNRILAIATKNIELYSAESYDIEADDHDYTTIGLIAFQDPLKGTALTTIKKAESLGIKIKILSGDSKNVCFTIAQQLGLEENKDNIILGADFEKATEEEKIFFVNNRSIFARVNPEQKYEIISYLQKKYSVGYMGDGINDAPALKIAHVSFAVNDASPVAREAAEIILLRKSLNSVILGIEEGRKTIVNTLKYTKMTNAPSFGHFYALAVASLMLNYPPMLPIQLLFLNLLTDLPMMAISTDNVSNEEVQKPLIYDMTDAAILIMLFGLIMFIADMTIFLVFRTHFPETLQTSWFITSTISEVVFIFLFRTPLLFFTAHRPSPLLIGLSCSVVIIAIVLPFTKIGHALFFFTSPSWAHAPWLIGVILFNLIIAEAVKLTYYYCKKNYGK
- a CDS encoding HAD-IC family P-type ATPase, coding for MENKKFVFYANQSVENIFKDLSTSTEGLSDAEVKRRFDIYGPNQIQETTITWIEVLKNQIKNPFFLIFIVIAAIYFFTYQYTECIILIFIMLINITIGFYQEYRSNQAMILLKSYLQETIIVSRNNKNERVTINTLVPGDIIQLKAGDIIPADCRFIATENCIVDESMLTGESMPVKKEHILSDTKITELYNAYTIGYAGTIITDGNATAVVFATGSLTMFGNIALLTTRTITQSALVKGTMQLAQIILGLVVFSLIIIVIINLLFNHQAFSSLHFLLFAGALAITAVPSALPIVITFCLTQGAMVLHKHKMIIKRLSVIEDLGSIEVFCTDKTGTLTENVLSVKNIYSTNEPHTLLYAACTETILLHSLKDIHNGFDQAIIKALTTDQVKMLDDYTLIKELPFTYERHRAITLVQKNGTYILITKGSFEYVIPQCTYLHQQERAIMYEWVKENELCGNRVLAVAVKIIKDVNLPDDIIRKYDTAYDTLGLISFADPLKSTAASAIKKAQSLGVQIKVLSGDSVYVCFTIAEQLGLENNIDNVVLGSDFEKLSEEQKMFFVYNRTIFARVTPEQKYQIIAYLQRKYAVGYIGDGINDAPALKIAHVGIAVRDAADVAREAAEIIMLQKSLLNILLGIEEGRKIIINTLKYIKITISSNVGHFYSLAFSSLLINYLPMLPLQLLFLDLVTDFPLIAISTDAVTKNELQKPLSYSMKDISFVTFLFGLVSSPFDFMIFSFFKLHPAVLQTNWFISSALTQLVLIFSLRTQQPFWRAHHPSLALLGFCCIAAIVVIMLPFTSLGQTFFSFVRPSMHDMKIISGIVLAYFLTTETVKVLYYHTYTKKL